A single Neospora caninum Liverpool complete genome, chromosome VIIb DNA region contains:
- a CDS encoding putative 46 kDa FK506-binding nuclear protein, with translation MFYGVVVKPGQTVTLSPEDGGEVLHLSQVCMPQPKDAGRTYVQVTQEGKTYSVCMLQKDKLEFTNLDLFLSTRQGISIKTEGGKNEVHLTGYFEPDAEGFDSDEDEEDSESDMEENVVHHAKKHIPTKGGKIEDLDGNDDEEDDEDEEDDDEEDDDDDDAEMKALTGGDDDDEDEDDEDENEGSEDDEDADDMENGIGEDSEEDDEEDEEEDESPQNKKASMGDKKRKALEAAQTSNKKAKPSAAPAKGQAPQKGDAAAYKSALVDFLKKNGKTPLATLGQKVKKPAGVSEKMAQFLKANASTFDVSNGVCSLK, from the exons ATGTTTTACG GCGTTGTTGTAAAGCCCGGCCAAACGGTCACTTTGTCTCCCGAAGATGGCGGCGAAGTTCTCCATCTGTCGCAG GTTTGCATGCCCCAGCCGAAGGACGCGGGCCGGACCTACGTCCAGGTGACCCAGGAAGGCAAGACCTACTCTGTCTGCATGCTTCAGAAAGACAAACTGGAGTTCACCAACCTCgacctctttctctccactcgccAGGGTATCTCCATCAAGACCGAGGGTGGGAAGAACGAG GTCCACCTGACGGGCTACTTCGAGCCTGACGCTGAAGGCTtcgacagcgacgaagacgaggaggactCTGAATCCGACATGGAAGAGAACGTCGTGCACCATGCGAAAAAGCACATCCCCACT aaaggaggaaagatTGAAGACTTGGATGGCAatgacgacgaggaggatgatgaagatgaagaggatgacgacgaggaggatgACGATGATG ATGACGCTGAGATGAAGGCCCTCACGGGCGGTGATGATgacgatgaagacgaggacgatgAGGACGAAAATGAAGGCAGTGAAGATGACGAAGATGCTGAC GACATGGAGAACGGCATTGGCGAAGACtctgaggaagacgacgaagaggacgaggaggaagacgagtcCCCACAAAACAAGAAAGCCAGCATGGGCGACAAGAAGCGCAAGGCTCTCGAAGCAGCTCAGACCTCAAACAAGAAGG CCAAACCGTCGGCTGCACCAGCTAAAGGCCAGGCTCCCCAGAAGGGAGACGCTGCGGCGTACAAGAGCGCGTTGGTGGATTTCTTGAAGAAGAACGGCAAGACGCCTCTGGCTACGCTCGGACAAAAAGTGAAGAAGCCCGCTGGAGTTAGCGAGAAGATGGCACAGTTCCTCAAGGCTAACGCGTCCACCTTCGACGTCTCCAACGGCGTTTGCTCCCTGAAATAA
- a CDS encoding putative HEC/Ndc80p family protein has protein sequence MHDPSNLRGLTSGASSLGPSAFPLSSPLRSTSPYRADRLAPAPSASSSFPGFSSPMRSGAAGGDGRSRGFPGQAGSAATVGRGLGSKKGPGGVQQLLGNEEAKRESVKTIIRFLCYSGFPQQLSPKVFVAPPRNLLVEIWNHLLRRACDDSVQVTNENANEEVPRLFKELGSWLLFLCFLRGPSPSRLLGLSFDCCPVSSYPLTIAKSSMQAPNSAHQWPLHLHALSWLCELLIYESEVFSRDPLLNPAVEKKDAMAGAVMISRMLLNHYPQSGNGRDLTQLQQVLYSQMEREVEQLERSIASRERHLNRAQQELRSISAELEANAALPPEIDRLCADLEKLNDGIKQQKTASDQQDKEIDAKQKRRSALQTEIRQVAAETEHLDAQVKEQGISKAEVEKIRSEIHALREKVALRSKDVEAQKLQLTSVEDEINRRGEELRITTRTGNTLLQRCMQDTESAKFPSDAAWASLDRFATTASLPADSDSPSSSLGASARSRSDGRGRSASQLPLADGRERGGRISVTSATDSPLATHEQLLGVRWKAWKAELLRLVDSDRHFDAQSRRTDEKTAAEIEKLKKTRQQLESARRTEERKISVLREDLLKVEAQRTQQHQVLSAEIETLERGVSEHRQAVEAALLKAERHANDLRLLFETREKENEAEIAEKLDDLRRIQEDGLSEKRRILHALQDLVQKKEQVCVEYERDLVAAVARSEKYTQSC, from the exons ATGCATGACCCCTCCAACTTGCGCGGCCTGACATcaggcgcttcttctctcggcccttccgccttccccctctcttctccgctccgGTCCACGTCCCCGTACAGAGCAGATAGGctggcgccggcgccgtctgcctcttcctcctttcctggCTTTTCGTCTCCCATGCGATCTGGGGCcgccggcggagacgggcgCTCTCGCGGCTTCCCGGGGCAAG CGGGGTCGGCAGCCACGGTCGGCCGCGGCCTAGGCAGCAAGAAAGGACCGGGCGGCGTGCAGCAGCTTCTGGGAAatgaagaggcgaaacgcgaaagtgTGAAGACGATCATTCGATTTCTCTGCTACTCCGGCTTCCCGCAACAACTCTCGCCCAAGGTTTTCGTCGCTCCTCCCCGAAACCTCCTCGTCGAAATCTGGAACCACCTCCTGAG AAGAGCCTGCGACGACAGCGTGCAGGTGACGAACGAAAATGCGAACGAAGAGGTTCCGCGGCTCTTCAAGGAGTTAGG CTCTTGGCTGCtgttcctctgcttcttgcGCGGGCCCTCACCGTCTCGCCTGCTCGGTCTTTCGTTCGACTGCTGCCCTGTCTCCAGCTACCCCCTGACGATCGCCAAGTCGTCGATGCAGGCGCCGAACTCTGCGCATCAGTGGccgctgcatctgcatgcgctctcgTGGCTTTGCGAGCTGCTTATCTACGAGTCGGAAGTCTTCAGTCGAGATCCGCTGTTGAATCCCGcggtcgagaagaaggacgcgaTGGCCGGAGCTGTC ATGATTTCGCGAATGCTGCTGAATCACTATCCTCAATCGGGCAACGGCCGCGACCTGACGCAACTGCAGCAAGTCCTCT ACTCCCAGATGGAGCGAGAAGTGGAGCAACTGGAGAGGTCGATCGCGAGTCGAGAGCGGCACCTGAATCGCGCACAGCAGGAGCTGAGGAGTATCTCAGCTGAGCTCGAGGCGAATGCAGCTCTCCCC CCGGAGATCGATCGGCTCTGTGCAGATCTCGAGAAGCTGAACGACGGCATCAAGCAGCAGAAGACCGCGTCCGACCAGCAG GACAAAGAAATCGACGcaaagcagaagaggcggagcgccCTGCAAACTGAGATCCGCCAAGTCGCTGCCGAGACAGAGCATCTCGACGCACAAGTCAAGGAGCAAGGG ATCAGCAAGGCCGAAGTCGAGAAGATCCGGAGCGAAATTCACGCGCTTCGAGAAAAGGTGGCTCTACGCTCCAAG GACGTCGAAGCGCAGAAGCTACAGCTGACCAGCGTCGAGGACGAG ATCAACCGACGTGGCGAGGAGCTACGCATTACGACAAGGACG GGCAACACCCTCCTGCAGCGGTGTATGCAAGACACGGAATCGGCCAAGTTCCCGTCGGATGCCGCCTGGGCGTCTCTGGACAGATTCGCGACGAcagcgtctctgcctgctgACTCCGACtcaccgtcttcttctcttggaGCCTCGGCGCGCAGCAGGAGCGACGGCCGAGGGCGGTCGGCCTCTCAGCTGCCGCTCGCTGACGGGCGGGAGCGAGGAGGGCGGATCTCTGTCACTTCAGCCACAGACTCGCCGCTCGCCACTCACGAACAGCTG CTCGGGGTTCGGTGGAAAGCGTGGAAGGCAGAGCTCCTCCGACTGGTCGACAGCGACAGGCACTTTGACGCGCAG AGTCGCCGTACCGACGAGAAGACTGCGGCGGAAATCGAAAAGttgaagaagacgcgccagCAGCTTGAGAGC GCTCGGCGAACAGAGGAGCGCAAGATTTCGGTGTTGCGCGAGGACTTGCTGAAGGTGGAGGCTCAGAGAACGCAGCAGCATCAAGTTCTCTCTGCCGAGATCGAGACTCTGgagcgaggcgtctccgagCACCGGCAGGCCGTGGAGGCGGCGCTCCTGAAGGCTGAGCGTCACGCGAACGATTTGCGGCTTCTCTtcgagacgagggagaaggagaacgaggcggaAATTGCAGAGAAGCTCGACGACTTGCGCCGGATTCAAGAGGACGGCCTcagcgagaaacgccggaTCCTCCACGCTCTCCAAGACCTCGtccagaaaaaggaacaaGTCTGTGTCGAGTACGAAAGAGACCTtgtcgccgctgtcgctcgAAGCGAAAAATACACTCAAAGCTGCTAA